GAGGTGCCACATGCTTCCAGTTGTTCACGCAAACTCTCCATCTGAAAGCGTGTCTGTGAAAGGGAATCTTTCAAGCTGGCCAGTACCATTACATTGCGGGTCATTTTTCCATACAATTCATAGCTCGGAACAACCTCCAGCTGCCTGCGCTCGTCCAGCAAACCACGGACACGGTTATTGTCCGACTGCACGCCGTTAATCAGCAATGCCTGGTTGCTAAGCTCCTGTGCATCAGCGTTGACATATTGTGTCAGGGATCTGAATTTAAGCAGTACATTATCAAATCTGCTGGTTACTTCCTCGCGGTAATAAGCCAGCTGGTCATAGTTACGTGACTGCTCACCCAGCAATTGCAACTCGTGCCTGCTGGTAAAGAAAAAGCATGCAATGCCAACTAAAACAAACAGTATCAGTATCACGAAATGAATGATAAATTTAAAATAGGCTTTATTCAATTCGTGCAAATTGATCGGTTTCATATGTAATGGTCCCTCTGTTTAGGCTCGGTTCAATAATATGGTTTATCTCCAAATACAGTTACAACAAGGGCGTCAGGGTTAAAATATGCAGGCATTATGTGTTTTTGGTCGGGCTAAAAACGTATCATCTAAAATTCTTATACCACATAATCGCAGTTCGAATATACTTACAAATACCATACTGAAAAATGTTTTTTATTCATTTTTTTTTAGTTTTATGATAAGTTAACATGTTAACCAATGACCATGTCTTATTATAAAAAACCGTTTGATTTCGCCCGCGTATTCTCTGATAAACCGCTGGAAACCTGCGACAATGGCGCGTCTATAGCCCAGCACATCGAACTGATTATCTTCACCCGCTTCGGTGAACACCGCTTCGATCCCGACTTCGGATGTGAAGTATGGGAACTTGATTTTCAACTGATCGTCAATCAATCTATGTGGGAAGATCGTATGTGCCAGTCGCTCGCACAGGCTATAACCCGTCAGGAACAAAGATTGTACAGTGTTGAGTGCGAAATCGGCATCACCGATGTAGAGAAAATTTTTCCACTGCGCCGCATCACAGAAATTAAAAAACGTGTAGACATTATTGTGAGTGGTAAGCTTACCGCCACCGGAGAGAATTATGTTTTTAATACGGCCTTGTTTCTCAGCCCGTTATCTTCAGAATAATACCCTTTCATCTATAGAATATTTTTTATGCAGTATCCATTACATTATAACTCCAGAGATAATATCCGTGCACGCCTGATGCAAACTGCGGCCGACTTTTGGGGAATTCGTTCTACGGCAGACCTCGATCCGTTGGTTCGCCTCCTCATAGAAGCGCTTTCCAGCGAACTATATAACCTGGGCAACGATCTTAAAAATACTGAAAGCCGCCTGCTGAATAAACTGGCCGCCTTATTAACCCCCGACCTGCTCACCGCTGCGTTGCCCGCCCATGCACTCATGCAGGCAATCCCACTGGAAGAAAGCGAACTCCTGCGGGAAGACCGCCACTTCGTCCATAGCCCGCGTAAAGACAGCGGCGCTGCTGAAGTGTTTTTCTCTCCCGCACTACCCGTACGTATATACGATGCCCGCATCGCTTATATGGCAACAGGTTCGCATCTTTATATGAATGATCCTCAAAGGGGAAAAATACTGGTGAGCGCAGGTAAACATCTACCTATACAAACACTCTGGTTAGGACTTCGTATTAACGATAAAATTGCTGACCTGGATAATTTGCCACTGTACTTCAATTGGCCGCATTTCGGATTTGATAACGAGTGGTACCAGCTGCTCGCACTCTGTACAGGAAAGATAAACGGGCAGGAAGTTCAGTTGCAGCAAGGATTTCCGGGAAAGCTGGCAGCACCTGAAAATGAAAATATCCTGCAGCAGACACTCGCCTTTGACGTTATGCGGGTGATTACCAGGGATGTTATACATTATTATGACCCTCATTTTTTGCATTTTTCCATCAGACCACAGGCATTTGAAAAGATGTCGTACCCGGAAGTTTTCCGTTCTTCTTTTGATGAGCGTACGCTAAGTTCATTGCAGGAACAGCTGGTATGGCTGGAAATAAGGTTTCCGCCAGCTATTCAGCTGGATAACGTGGAAGTGTACACGAATGCCGTGCCGGTGATGAACAGGCGCCTGCACCAGGTAACGCACCGTTTTAAAGGTGTCGGAAATATTATCCCGGTGAAACCGGGTACGCAGGAATTCTTTTTAAGTGTACATGAGCTCAGTGATAGTCATGGCAAACAATACTTTCCAGTATCGTACAATAATGGAGAAGCCAGCGGGCAGGACGCCTATTCTGTTCGCCTGGGAGGAGCAGAGCGCTTCGACAGCAGGAATGCGCGGGAAATTATAAATTATTTATTTGAATTACTGAGAGATGAAAGTGCGGCTTTCTCGGCCTATGGATATGATTTTCTCAATGATATTTTAAAGAACCTCCAGCAGAACCTGGCGTTGGTAGAACAGAAGGCACGTAAGTCGCTGCACGCGCTGACGGAATCCACCCGTTACGTCATCGTGAAGCCATCCGGCCCTACAGAAACCATGCATTTGTCTTACTGGACTACCCAGCATGATGTAGCGCATCAGCTGCGTAGTGGCATGCTGCTGACGCAGTTTGAAGGCTCCGGTACGCGGGCAGACTCACTGCTGCTGCTGACGAAGCCGGTAGGCGGCCGACAGGCTGCCGATCGTGGTAACCTGCTACAGGCCTATAAATACGGCCTGATGACCCGCGATCGTATTGTAACGGAAGATGATATACGTAATTTTTGCCGACATGAATTAGGCGGCCGGATTGCAGCAATAAAAATCCAGCGTGGGGTAATGGTATCACCACACCCGAAGGAAGGACTGAAGAAAACAACGGATATTCTCATACAGCCGGCGCAACCCTTCGAAAGAGAAGAATGGGAGTTTACGCAACAGTCGCTGTTGCGTAAACTGGAATCACGCAGTGGCTTACTGGTAACATACAGAGTAATGCTGGCCTGATATTAGTCCAGCAGACTCCAGGAATTGCGCGCCCTCGTTTGCTCGATGGTGCGCTGTTCCGCCACTACTATGTTTTCCCGGCGTTGTCCGATGAATTCCAGGCTGCTCAGTTTATTCCACAGCGCTGATAAGACGGTCATGCAGTCCTGTACCTGTTGCATGGATTGCCGTATGTTATAGTGATCATAGACCAGATCTACTGTTTTGGCAAGAAGGTCCTCGAAATTGCCTGGCGTCACATCTTTCCATTCATAAAAATATTTAAGCATTTCTTCTTTATCACGTGCGCCGGGATAATTCAGCGCGGTATAGAAGATATGTGCCAGATTGGAGAATACGCCTACGAGCACCACCGGCGCCTGCTGGTGTACCATGTTGCGGTAGGAGAAGAATACCTGTGCGATATAATCCAGCATACGCTCACACAACGCTTTTATATTCATGGCGAGGTCTGTCCGTTGATCCCTTGCGGTCACTTTCTCAATAATACGGAAGCTGCTCATCTGGATATCATTCAGTAACATACTCAATTGCTCATAATATTTTATAAGCGCGGGATGACTGATAATAGCCGTGCTGGGCGGTATGAACTGGTCATTGACAGTTACGCGGCCGTTTTTGCGAACGAGCTGTCCGATTACCAGGTGGTGCAGGTCCATATCTGACGCCGTTACCTGTTCTGCAGGCAATACGGAAAGTCTTACGTTATTGAGCACATACGGATGCCGTGGTGGCGTTTCTACAGGGTCTGGCGTGCCGGCGGGTATACGTTCGTAAGGGTTAACGCTGAGAACTACACTATAATAGCTGACCTGGTTTTCTTCCAGTGGCTCTTCTTCTGCAAAGGAGCAGGTATGGACCAGCTGTTCTGTATAGGAATCCGACAGAATGTGTATACGTACACCACCTGCCGTAACGGCATTGCATTGACGCAGGCGTACTTCCACCTGCCGTGTTACACGTTCGCTTATTTCGAAGTCGCTGCTGAGGCGTTGTCCGCGGAATGGAGGCAGCAGTCCGAAATCATAGTTATGCAGAAAGAGTGATGTGGTATCACGTATGGCATCAGTAAAGTGGTCTTCGGTTTCCATGAAGTGGCGGCGGGAGATCTTCATCCCGTCGATCCAGTTGACAGCAGCGTGTTTACGAGGAAATAACATAATAATCTTTTAAATGATCACAAGATGACAACTCTGTCTTCACCGCCCGCTTCCTGTTGCAGGCGGGTTACTCTGCGGGCGAAAATGGTATGCTTTTCATTCACCTGGTTCTGCGCGATAGTTTCAGCCGGGTCGATGAATTGTTTACGGGAGAAGAAACCGGGCTTGAGATAGAAGATCCAGCCATATGCTTCTTCGCCGGCGGCATAGTGAATGCCGTTACGCGGGAACTTAATATTATAGTCGTCGATAAATTTCTTAAACCAGACGCCGAAGCTCATTTCCGGCGGTGCCTTTACCTTTACCTTCAGTGGAGAAGGGTCGTTTACTGCCTTGAAAATCGCTACCTCCAGTACTTTCAGCTTGTCGATGTCCACATCGAACATATCCAGCGGCTGAATACCCGGCGGATAATACCAGACGGTGTATATCTCCGAAGGAATGCTAATCATCGACATATATGTCCACCAGAAGAGCAGTGGTACTATAAACATAATGACAGCGGTAGCAGCAAGCCATCCGTAATCAAGGTCATTGAGGCGGTTGAAAATCAGTTTGTACAGATAGCATCCCAGCAACATACATATGCTGCCTAATAATACTGTCATGCCTTTTTTTGTTTCCAGTGCTTCGGGGTTGTGCCGCGATAGCAGGTAGACAGCGAGGATGCCAAACAATATATAGCTTAACTGCGACAACAGGTATCCCCAGGGCATGAAATACAGTCCCAGTAAGCTGAAGAGGCCGGGAATGGCCAATACGATACTGGTCAGTAACAGGGTTACAATGAGCTTACGACTGCTCATTAAACGATTCTTCTTATTTAAAATGAACATTACGGCCCCCATAATGGCGGCTATTAACGGAAAGAAAATATAACTTACAAAAACAGATTTTACATCCATGGCATTCGATATGGTCAAACGGCGGTTAATCAAAAAATATTTTCACAGGCAAGGGTCAATTTTTTAGGGTTTTGCCTGATTTTTGTGCTAATTTAAGCAACAGAAATTTAAGAGAATAATTATTTTATGGAAGATACCCCATCCGTTGACGTTAACAATTTTCATACCGATTACAAAGCGGCCGTACTGGCGGCGGAGTTAGTAGAAGCAGGATTTGATTTTAACCGTTTATTTATCTGGCCTTCCGGCAGTAACAGGCGCAACTTCGCAAAAGATGTGCTGAGCGTGGAATGGTACGCCCCAGATGGCGGTTACAAGGATTATCTTTGTATTAAGAGTAGTCGTGAAGGTATGTACGATATGTTGCCTGAAGGCGTTTTTCATACTGCGGCCCCATATTCCTCCACAAAAACTACAGAAGAGCTGATCGACCAGATCAAACTACATAAAGAGCAGGAAAAAAATGCCCGCAAATTTTTCATGCCGCTGGAAGCAGAAATTAATCAGTTCCGGGTACTCATTGAACTCTACGAAAATAAGATTGACAAAAAAAATATCTATAACGACCTGGTAGAGATTTTCCGTCCTGGCTGGGAAATATTTGATTTGTTAGACCAGCAACAGGCAAACATCTTCCTGCACCTGATTCCTACGCTCCACGATGCCAAAGGCGACCTTCATAAGCTGGAACAGGTACTCGGACTGATGCTGCAAATGCCGGTACAGGTGAATGCCGCTACAGGGCAGGCCCGCACCGCTGATATTGAAAGCATTCTCGGCGAATCCAGGTTGGGCATCGACTTCGTAACAGGTAATACCTTCCTGGAAGGCGATGATGAGGTGCTGATCCAGGTAGGGCCTGTTTTACCTGCTGATGTGCTTGGCCTCATGCCCGGCGAACGACTGGAGAAGGTAGCACGCTTGCTGGTAAGCTATTTTGTACCTGCAGATGTAGAAGTGCGGTTGCAGATGGAAGTTAAAGAAAGAGAAATGAAGCTGGAAGAGAGTGTGCTGGGGTATACGGCGTTTATATAGCGACGTTATAGCTGTCTGATAGTATCTATCAGACAGCCTGTAATTATTTTTTCTTCTTACTCCATACCTTCTTCGTCTCCTCAAAAAAATCTATTACCTCCTCTTGTGTACAGATATCTGAATAGTCATGCCAATATTCAAAAGCTTCATCACGTGAGCCTGGTGTCATTTCCTGCTCTAAAAATCCGGGAGGTGGCGTATGCCTCTTTTTAACTATTTCTGCAGGCACAAACGGATTTCTCTCTACCGCTTCAGGTAAAAGTTTTTCTGCGTTTTTCTTATCGCCATCTAAGATCGCCAGCAATAACTTACCATAGGTAAATTCTATAGAGTTTTCACCGGGGTAATTTTTCAGCAGATGTTTGGCGCCGGCATAATCTTTCAGTGCGAAGAGGCACTCCAGTTTCAGGTGTCTGGCTCCCTGGTTGTCGTTGGGGTTGAGCTGCAGCATTTCATCAAAAACCTCTATAGCTTTCTCAAACTCTTCATTAAACTGAAGTTCCAGCCCCCAGATGTGACAGGAACGCAGGTACGGCCTGTTATCGCTATTTAAATAGGAGAGCCTGGCGTTCTTTAACTGGAAGTCTTTGGGGAAGCATTCCTTACCTAAGCGGTACCCTTTTTCGGCTACCAGGTAGCTCTCGAATTCCTTTTCCTGGTTCCTGAAAGCCACCGATAAATGGTTATAGGCATCCAGGTGGTAGGGGTGTTCCTTAATGACCTGTTTCAGGATCACCTCCGTGAATACGTCGTTGGTATCCAGCATCCCGACGGCAGCAGTATACTGTTGCAATGTCTGTTCATTGGAGAATTCTTTCGGAAGGATGAATTCCCATTCATTATCCGTGGATTTTACAACTTGTGGTATATGAGCCATAATAATGCTGAAGTATTATTATGCCAAGATAGCGAACTTTAGCAACCTAACCCGCGTGAATAACCGAAAATTTACCGCAGTACGTCTATGCCCCAATAGATGACCAGCCCAACGATGCCCAGTTCCTTTTTCAGGGTATGTAAGGCTTTAACGATGTGCTTCTCAACGGTGCTGACCGAAATCTTCATTTTAGCGGCAATGGCCTGATGGGAGAGGTACTGTACCCTGCTTAGCAAAAAGGCTTCCTTGCACTTTTCAGGCAATTGATTTACCAGCTGATGAATTTGCTCTTCCAGCTTTTTGCTGTCGATGGTAATGCTTGTATTTGTTATCCCCTGACCTTCCATCAGCTCACGGATAGCCATATACTGTTTTTCCTGTACCAGCTTCCGGCGGTAACTATCGATGATGCCATTTTTCAGTAAGGTCTGCAGATATGCATGTAAATAGGTGGTATGTGTGATACGCTCACGGTGGGTGTATAATCTGACAAAAACATCCTGCACTACTTCCAGGGCATCTTCCCTGTTGCCCATACGCTTATAGCTAAAGTTCAGCAGTCGGATAAAATATCTGTCATAAACCTGCTCAAATGCTTGTAGGTTTCCAACCTTTATTAACTGGAATAGTTCACTGTCGGTAGCGTTTGCAATGGATTCCTTCATTTTAAATTGCGGCTGTCAGACAAAATAAAAAAAAAGTTTGAAATGCAATAGCGGTTCCTTTCTTTCTCAACGTTAACTATTATACGTAAATGTTTTTTGGTTTGGAGAATGATGAATTAATAGCCCTTTTTGAGAAATATCTGGCAGGTACTGCTTCCCCGGAAGAGGTACAGCTTGTGGAGGCCTGGTTGGAAGATAAGCAATCTGATGAACCCTTGTTTGAAGAAGAGCAGGGTACAGCAGCGTTGCAGTTTAAAGACGAGGCTAAAGTCACGTTAATGGCTACACTGGAAGGTGCCTCAGCATCGGCTAATACCTCCGGCCGGAAAATATTATACCTGCGATGGATGGCCGCTGCCATGACCACGGGTGTTTTTCTCGCAGTATCGGCCTGGTTCTATAAGCGCCTGCCTGTAAAGCATTCAGCCGAAAACGTCCCTGTTGTGATGGCTACATCAGCAGCGGCGAAGCCTGCCACAGGACTGCTATGCCTGTCCCATGGCCGGAAAATAGCGCTGGATACTGTTGCGGTACATACAGTGATCAGGGATGGTAATGTCAGCATTACCAAAACAGCAGCATATGAAATCGCCTATGCCCTGACAGGTAATACGGATGATACAACCATGCATACACTTAATCTTCCCCAGGCTGCACGCTATACGGTGGTCCTCCAGGATGGAAGTAAGGTATGGTTAAACGCGATGTCGTCCATCACTTTCCCGGCGGCATTTACGAAAGAAGTACGTACGGTGGCTATGAGCGGAGAAGCTTATTTTGAGGTAGCTAAAAAAATGTACCAGGGGAAACGCCAGCCTTTTACGGTACAGGCAGGAAAGGTAAATGTAGCAGTACTGGGCACGCATTTTAATATCAACGCATACAACAATGAAGCAGCTGTAAAAACGACATTGCTGGAAGGCAGTGTAATGGTAAAAGTGAACAATAAAAGTCAGCTGATCAGGCCCGGACAGCAAGCCAGCGCGAGCCACAACGGCAACCTGACAGTCATACAACCAGATCTTGAAACTATTATGGCATGGCAGAAAGGATACCTGCAATTTAATGATACTCCTTTGGATGAAGTATTCCGACAAATAGCACGCTGGTATAATGTAGAAGTGGAATTTAAAGGGAAAATCAACCAGGGCACCTTTCATGCTAAAATCTATCCTGACATGCAATTATCTGACATCCTCAAAGCATTAAAAGCGAATGGTGCACGCTTTAATGTCAGCGGAAATAAAATTATTGTAGAATAAAACCTGGCACGCTAAACCCTTTGCCCGTTATGGCCCATATTCCATTTTGTCAACATTAAAATCGTAGTATGAGATTATTTAAAAGATCGCTTGCGCTCCGGCTGCAAGCCTGGAATCCTATGCTCCTGCTGTTCGGTGTGTTGTTGTGCTGCAGCAGCGATAGCTATGCTAGTCAGAAAGCTCCACGGATAAGCCTGGACGTCACTAATCAGCCGCTGGAAATTATCTTCAGAAAGATGGAAGAGAAATCCGATTACACTTTCTGGTATAAACATGAAGTGCTGAAAAAAGCGGGCCCCGTTACTATCAGGGCTACCAACGAAGATATGTTGGTCCTCCTCGACAGAATCCTGAAAAATCAACCGCTTACCTATAGTGTTGATAAAAATATCATCGCTATTAAAGAGAAAATGAGCGAGAATGTAAATAGCGGCCCTTCTCCGGAGAACATCGTGCAGGCGCCTGTTTCAGGGCAGGTGGTCAGTGAAACAGGAGAACCTGTTATCGGTGTTACCGTGAAGGTGAAGAACGGTACTGCCTATGCTACCACCAATGAAACCGGGCACTTCTCCATTAAGGCTGCTTCCGGAGATATACTGGTGTTTTCTTCTATCGGTTTTCAGACAACAGAAGCCGCCGCCGGAAAGGGAACCGCCATGATGGTGACCATGAAACCCACGCAGGACAAGCTCTCTGAAGTGGTAGTGGTAGGTTATGGTACACAGAAGCGTGCCAATCTCACCGGCGCTGTTGCCACCGTAAGTTTCGACAAGGCCCTGGAAAACAGGCCTATCACCAATCCCAGCCAGGCGCTGGCAGGGAAGGTGTCTGGTGTGTTCGTGAGTCAGAACTCCGGTTCTCCCGGCAGTGATGGTGCTACTATCCGCGTACGCGGCTACGGAACGCTGAATAATACAGACCCGCTGATATTGATTGATGGCATCGAAGGCCGCCTCGCTGAATTGAACCCTGCAGATATCGCCAGCATGACCATCCTCAAAGATGCGGCATCTTCAGCGATCTACGGCTCCAGA
The Chitinophaga sp. Cy-1792 genome window above contains:
- a CDS encoding GPW/gp25 family protein; this translates as MSYYKKPFDFARVFSDKPLETCDNGASIAQHIELIIFTRFGEHRFDPDFGCEVWELDFQLIVNQSMWEDRMCQSLAQAITRQEQRLYSVECEIGITDVEKIFPLRRITEIKKRVDIIVSGKLTATGENYVFNTALFLSPLSSE
- a CDS encoding type VI secretion system baseplate subunit TssF — translated: MQYPLHYNSRDNIRARLMQTAADFWGIRSTADLDPLVRLLIEALSSELYNLGNDLKNTESRLLNKLAALLTPDLLTAALPAHALMQAIPLEESELLREDRHFVHSPRKDSGAAEVFFSPALPVRIYDARIAYMATGSHLYMNDPQRGKILVSAGKHLPIQTLWLGLRINDKIADLDNLPLYFNWPHFGFDNEWYQLLALCTGKINGQEVQLQQGFPGKLAAPENENILQQTLAFDVMRVITRDVIHYYDPHFLHFSIRPQAFEKMSYPEVFRSSFDERTLSSLQEQLVWLEIRFPPAIQLDNVEVYTNAVPVMNRRLHQVTHRFKGVGNIIPVKPGTQEFFLSVHELSDSHGKQYFPVSYNNGEASGQDAYSVRLGGAERFDSRNAREIINYLFELLRDESAAFSAYGYDFLNDILKNLQQNLALVEQKARKSLHALTESTRYVIVKPSGPTETMHLSYWTTQHDVAHQLRSGMLLTQFEGSGTRADSLLLLTKPVGGRQAADRGNLLQAYKYGLMTRDRIVTEDDIRNFCRHELGGRIAAIKIQRGVMVSPHPKEGLKKTTDILIQPAQPFEREEWEFTQQSLLRKLESRSGLLVTYRVMLA
- a CDS encoding TssN family type VI secretion system protein: MDVKSVFVSYIFFPLIAAIMGAVMFILNKKNRLMSSRKLIVTLLLTSIVLAIPGLFSLLGLYFMPWGYLLSQLSYILFGILAVYLLSRHNPEALETKKGMTVLLGSICMLLGCYLYKLIFNRLNDLDYGWLAATAVIMFIVPLLFWWTYMSMISIPSEIYTVWYYPPGIQPLDMFDVDIDKLKVLEVAIFKAVNDPSPLKVKVKAPPEMSFGVWFKKFIDDYNIKFPRNGIHYAAGEEAYGWIFYLKPGFFSRKQFIDPAETIAQNQVNEKHTIFARRVTRLQQEAGGEDRVVIL
- a CDS encoding type VI secretion system baseplate subunit TssG gives rise to the protein MEDTPSVDVNNFHTDYKAAVLAAELVEAGFDFNRLFIWPSGSNRRNFAKDVLSVEWYAPDGGYKDYLCIKSSREGMYDMLPEGVFHTAAPYSSTKTTEELIDQIKLHKEQEKNARKFFMPLEAEINQFRVLIELYENKIDKKNIYNDLVEIFRPGWEIFDLLDQQQANIFLHLIPTLHDAKGDLHKLEQVLGLMLQMPVQVNAATGQARTADIESILGESRLGIDFVTGNTFLEGDDEVLIQVGPVLPADVLGLMPGERLEKVARLLVSYFVPADVEVRLQMEVKEREMKLEESVLGYTAFI
- a CDS encoding tetratricopeptide repeat protein, coding for MAHIPQVVKSTDNEWEFILPKEFSNEQTLQQYTAAVGMLDTNDVFTEVILKQVIKEHPYHLDAYNHLSVAFRNQEKEFESYLVAEKGYRLGKECFPKDFQLKNARLSYLNSDNRPYLRSCHIWGLELQFNEEFEKAIEVFDEMLQLNPNDNQGARHLKLECLFALKDYAGAKHLLKNYPGENSIEFTYGKLLLAILDGDKKNAEKLLPEAVERNPFVPAEIVKKRHTPPPGFLEQEMTPGSRDEAFEYWHDYSDICTQEEVIDFFEETKKVWSKKKK
- a CDS encoding RNA polymerase sigma-70 factor yields the protein MKESIANATDSELFQLIKVGNLQAFEQVYDRYFIRLLNFSYKRMGNREDALEVVQDVFVRLYTHRERITHTTYLHAYLQTLLKNGIIDSYRRKLVQEKQYMAIRELMEGQGITNTSITIDSKKLEEQIHQLVNQLPEKCKEAFLLSRVQYLSHQAIAAKMKISVSTVEKHIVKALHTLKKELGIVGLVIYWGIDVLR
- a CDS encoding FecR family protein, producing MENDELIALFEKYLAGTASPEEVQLVEAWLEDKQSDEPLFEEEQGTAALQFKDEAKVTLMATLEGASASANTSGRKILYLRWMAAAMTTGVFLAVSAWFYKRLPVKHSAENVPVVMATSAAAKPATGLLCLSHGRKIALDTVAVHTVIRDGNVSITKTAAYEIAYALTGNTDDTTMHTLNLPQAARYTVVLQDGSKVWLNAMSSITFPAAFTKEVRTVAMSGEAYFEVAKKMYQGKRQPFTVQAGKVNVAVLGTHFNINAYNNEAAVKTTLLEGSVMVKVNNKSQLIRPGQQASASHNGNLTVIQPDLETIMAWQKGYLQFNDTPLDEVFRQIARWYNVEVEFKGKINQGTFHAKIYPDMQLSDILKALKANGARFNVSGNKIIVE